A window of Aurantibacillus circumpalustris genomic DNA:
ACAAAATCAGATTTCCAAGTTGATTCTGATGTTCGAGATGGGAAAGAACTTCTAGAAATTTTAAAAAAGAACCAAGTTGATATAGTTTTACTTGACGCTAATATTCCTTTAATGGATGCTAAAACTACAATGGGAATTATTCTTCGTCGCTTTCCCGAAACTAAAATAATTATCCTAAGCCAAGAATCCAACAATCAGCACCAAGCTGATTATCTTTTGCACGGAGCAAGTAGTTATTTAAGTAAAGATAGTTCAGTAGAAACATTGTTTGAGGCAATCTATAAGGTAAACCTATTTGGATTTTTCTTTAACGACTCTACATCCAAAGCTCTACTTGAAAGTCTCCTAAAAGGTAAACAGCGCTCTGAAAATGGCGGTAACGTAAACTTTAACGAACGCGAAACTGAGATAATTAAAAAAATATGTGATGGCAAAACGAATAAAGAAATTGCTGCGAATATGCATCTTTCCTCAAGTACAATTGATTTTTATAGGACTAAAATTTACGGCAAAGCAAAATGTAATTGTAGTACAAGTCTTTTAAAATTCGCTTTAAAGAGTGGTATTGTAGAGCTTTCTTAGGACGTTCAGTCAAACGCACTTTTACAATTTTTTCTTCCCTTTTTTTTATTCAGTATGCAGAAAACTCAGATTATTAAAGTATAATTCTACTTTCAATAAAGTTAATTTCGCTCAGTTAAGGGGCTTCAAAAATGATTCTGAACACATCTATTATTATATAAATAGAATAACAAATAACCAACATTGCCCCTAAGGCAATATTCTTACTTTGTTTTTGAAACACCAATTGAAAAATAAGCGTTACAACAAAAACAAAGGTGAAAAAGTAGATCATTGTTAGTGGAGACAAACAAGTACCAATAAGTACTACTAAAAAAACATCTCCCCAACCAATTTTACTGTCAAGTATTTTTTGAAACTTTTTTGTTTTAACAAAATAAAATAAATGTAAAATGAGATAAGAGAATAAAAGATATACAAAACAGAAAATTATATTTTCAAAAAGACCACCAAAAGAATGTGTTAGCGCATAGTGGCTAATAGATGCTATTCCAAAACAAACTATCCACCAGATATTAATTAAGCGTGTTTTAAAATCTTGGTACGCAATAACAAATGAACTAACGAAAACAAGAATTAAGCACAGCCAAATCATAAAGGCAATTATTGTCATTAATCTTTGATTACTTCTTTAATTTCCTCGTCCTGGTTAATCTGCCAAACATTTAGTTGGCCGTCCTGATCAAAATCTGTCACCGAGATTGCTTTTGCGGTGAAAGATTTATTATTAGCTTCTACAATCTCAATTTTATAGTTTGCCTTGCCGTCTTCGGTGATAAGTTTTGATTGCTCAAACCCTAAATCTTCTAAACTGTTGGAATATTTTGAATTGATATAGAAATAATTCTTTTCTAGGTTCAAAACATGTTTTAATTGCATTTGCGCTTCTAATGATTTCGTTCTTCCAATTAATGGCATCAACTTTGGCACCGCCATGGATAAAAGAATTCCAACAAGGGCGAGCACTAAAAGGAGTTCAATTAAAGTCATTCCCTTAACCTTGTAAGCTCTAATTTTTCTAATCTGACTAAATTGTTTCATGGTGTTTTGATATAAAATAATTAAATAAAATTCGTTTTAAAAAGTTCCGCTGCTCATTTCAAACATTGGTAAATACATGGCCACTAAAATAAACCCAACAAATAGTCCCAAAATCACAATAAAAATAGGTTCAATTAATTTCCCAATAACGGCTTGCTGATGCTCCATTTCAGAGGAGTATTGCTGGTAGAGTTTCTCAAAAATAATTTCCGGGGCATTTACTTCTTCACTAAGCTTAATTAACGCAATTAATTTTTTTGGAAAAATAGAATGTTTCGCAAGACTTTCATTTAATAATTTTCCTTCGCTTACTACTTCGTTTTTCACCATTTCAAGAGCATGTTCCATTGGATAATATTCAATCATGTTTCGAACAAGTTCCAAGGCTTCATTAATCATTACACGTGCACCAGACAATAACTTCATACTTTGACAAAAGCGAGCTAGATAAATCTTTTGAATAAGTTTATTTACTACCGGTATTTTTAAAAAGAACGCTGAGGTGTATTTCCTATACCATTCTTTCTTCTTTTGTGTTTTATGAAGAATTACAATTACTCCCACAAATACAAAAAGAGTATAAAAAATTGCCGAGCTCTTATTGCTAACTTTAATTAAAAATTGGGTTATTTCCGGTAACTCTCCGCCTGTCTGCGTAAAAATATCAATGAATATTGGCACTACAAACGAGAGCATAAAATAAACAATTAATATTGCCATACTAATCACCACAACAGGATAAGTCATAACACCTACTATCTGCCTTCTTAACTTAATACTCGACAAATAAAATATTCCTAATTCTTTCAACACATCAGCAAGTTTGCCAGTTTCCTCCCCTATTTTAATACTTTGGGCTTCATATTTACTAAATACTTTTTCGTGCTTAGATACCGCTTCAAAAATGCGCATGCCACTTATGATATCGTTTTTTATCTGTTCCAATAAAGCTTTATGTTTTTTATTGGGAATATCTTCTTCAATAATTTCAAAAGCTGTCTTAATATCAACACCCGTAGAAAGCAGCAAACCCAGTTCAGAATAAAATGCTTCTTTTTCTTTTGGACCGAATTTTTTTTCAAACAAAGTAATCTCTGTGTTCATAAAACTCGAAACACTAGAATCTTTAGCTAGTTTTTCAGAGCGTACTTTAGGAATTTGTTTTTCGGAATATTTTGCGAGATCAATTACTGCCATAACTTCTCCTCTTTATCTAACATTAACTTAATTGCAGAACTATGGTCTTTATAAAAACAAATAGTTAATTTTTGTTTTGTATACTCCCCTTCAAAACTAATTTTATTAACTAATCTGTTTACCCAGATTGGGTTTGTCATGTGCTCGAATTCTACTTTAATTTTTTGCGGTTCAATATGAAATGTGTCGCAGTGATTGTTTCTTTTTAGTAGTATTTTATGTTCTAATAATTGTAAACTTGAAATAGTACTATCACGGTGGAACAAAAAACAATTTTCTTTCTCTAGTTCAACAATACGCGCATTCAAAGATTCATAGTCCAGTCTTTCTTTTAGATCGGTGTATTCATTTAAAAATTTATTTTGTTTTTTATACTCACTGAATAATTTTTGAATATAGGTAAGTGTACCGTAAGATAAACTTATGGAAATTGAACTCAAGACCAAAACGACCAGCAGTTCAGCAATTGTGAATCCTTTTACCTTGTATTTGCTTTTCCTTTTAATCATTTAATAGTGTCCGGGATTATAGACTAGTGTTTCCAATTCGTATATCTTTTTTTTGAACGAGTCAAACACAATAATTCTTACTAAGGAACAATCTGGATAAGAACTGGTGCCAATAATCGTTTTCTTTGCGGTAAACTCTTCTGCTGTATAACTTTCTTCAAAAAAAGTATTTTTCTCTAATGTTTCATGCATAAATTGTTCTGCCAACTCCACTGCTTTAATTTTAAAAAACGGTAAGCTGCTTTTTTGAATGTTTAAATAAATTATAAAAGCCAAGCTTACGCAAAAACTTGTGATTGCAAACGCTATTAGCACCTCAACCATGCTGCTTCCCTTAACATATTTCGGCTTCTTAGCTTTCATTTCTAATTTATAGTTTCACAACATAGCAATTTTGCTCTTTCATTAAAAACAAGTGGAACTGTCAACATGGAAGAGTGTTTTTTAGGGTTTATCTCGCAACTGAGTAAATGATTTTCATAAACTGCAGACGGTGTTTTAAGTAATAATTTATTAGCGATAACTGTCGCGTTTACGAGACCTTCTAAATGAATGTAGTCTGACGAATATACAAATCCATTCACTTCGCTTTCTGCATGAAGTTTTACAAAGACTTTTTGATCATTTGCATTTCCTTTAATTTTTGAGACTGCTAAAACGCCTCCATAAAAACGACAATTTTTATTAAACTGTATGTACTTAATAGCGTTTGTTTCTCCTTCGGCTGCTAAAAGCACAAATGAAGAAGGGTAGTTAAACTCACAACCCTCTTCCATACTAATGCTATCAGAAGCAATCACGTGGATTTTCCCTTTAAAACCTTTTTTAAATCTTGCCTTTTTGCAAACGATTAAGATATTATTTAAATGTGCAGAACTATCAATTTCAATATTTTCAGCAACAAGTTTAATATTATTAACGAGTTCTACGCGACTTAAAAGTGCACTGGGATTTTGCCAAACAATAGTCTTATGATTAAAGGAATGAGAATACGTTTCAGGAAGGGTTTTGACACTGCTATCAAGATTAGAATTGAAATTTGATAATTGTTCTTTGAGACCACTATAAACGGAGGCAGTGAGGTGTGGAATTTGATAAGGTGATTGTTTTATATAACTTGAGTTTTGAGAAGAACTCACATAACTTTGTCCTTCTATGTATGCAGGTTTAATTCCTGCTTTGGGCAAATAACAATTTGATTTAAATACAATGTTTCCACTTAACCCAACAGGTCTACTATTATCCGAAATTAGTAAACCAGTGTCCGAACTCATGTAAGTGCCATAAATTCCCGCCTGTGATAAATACTGATGTCTGTTTTTAGTTTCCGCACTAATTAAA
This region includes:
- a CDS encoding prepilin-type N-terminal cleavage/methylation domain-containing protein, which gives rise to MIKRKSKYKVKGFTIAELLVVLVLSSISISLSYGTLTYIQKLFSEYKKQNKFLNEYTDLKERLDYESLNARIVELEKENCFLFHRDSTISSLQLLEHKILLKRNNHCDTFHIEPQKIKVEFEHMTNPIWVNRLVNKISFEGEYTKQKLTICFYKDHSSAIKLMLDKEEKLWQ
- a CDS encoding prepilin-type N-terminal cleavage/methylation domain-containing protein → MKQFSQIRKIRAYKVKGMTLIELLLVLALVGILLSMAVPKLMPLIGRTKSLEAQMQLKHVLNLEKNYFYINSKYSNSLEDLGFEQSKLITEDGKANYKIEIVEANNKSFTAKAISVTDFDQDGQLNVWQINQDEEIKEVIKD
- a CDS encoding response regulator transcription factor produces the protein MNPKIRIIVAEAKEVVRKSIVALLKTKSDFQVDSDVRDGKELLEILKKNQVDIVLLDANIPLMDAKTTMGIILRRFPETKIIILSQESNNQHQADYLLHGASSYLSKDSSVETLFEAIYKVNLFGFFFNDSTSKALLESLLKGKQRSENGGNVNFNERETEIIKKICDGKTNKEIAANMHLSSSTIDFYRTKIYGKAKCNCSTSLLKFALKSGIVELS
- a CDS encoding type II secretion system F family protein, which codes for MAVIDLAKYSEKQIPKVRSEKLAKDSSVSSFMNTEITLFEKKFGPKEKEAFYSELGLLLSTGVDIKTAFEIIEEDIPNKKHKALLEQIKNDIISGMRIFEAVSKHEKVFSKYEAQSIKIGEETGKLADVLKELGIFYLSSIKLRRQIVGVMTYPVVVISMAILIVYFMLSFVVPIFIDIFTQTGGELPEITQFLIKVSNKSSAIFYTLFVFVGVIVILHKTQKKKEWYRKYTSAFFLKIPVVNKLIQKIYLARFCQSMKLLSGARVMINEALELVRNMIEYYPMEHALEMVKNEVVSEGKLLNESLAKHSIFPKKLIALIKLSEEVNAPEIIFEKLYQQYSSEMEHQQAVIGKLIEPIFIVILGLFVGFILVAMYLPMFEMSSGTF
- a CDS encoding type IV pilus modification PilV family protein, giving the protein MKAKKPKYVKGSSMVEVLIAFAITSFCVSLAFIIYLNIQKSSLPFFKIKAVELAEQFMHETLEKNTFFEESYTAEEFTAKKTIIGTSSYPDCSLVRIIVFDSFKKKIYELETLVYNPGHY